In the genome of Gemmatimonadaceae bacterium, the window GACCGAGGTCACCGGCGGCTGAATGACGGCCAGAGCAGGAATCATCGGCACGGGCGCCAGCAACATCAGCATGGTCCCGATGACGACACGCCGTGCGACGCGGCCCCATCGCGACGTCGGGCGTCGTGTCATCGCCGCCCTCAGTCGCTGCGACCACCGCCCCGTGAACGGTTTGAACCGCAGGGCGCTCACGGTTCGCGTAAGTGCGCGGGGGTGTCCGGCGGTTGACGTCGCCAACGACGGTGCTGCCAGAAATACTGCTCGGGGTACCGCCGCACATACCGCTCCAGCATCTCCGTATACGCGAGCACGATCGCGTCGATGTCCGCCTCGCGATCTCCCGGTGGGCTGCACCGGGACGGGATCGATCAGGACCGCGTATTTGCCGTTCGCTTCTCGCACGATGGCGACAAACAGCACAGGAACTTCAAAGCGCAGCGCAAAGACGGCGGGTCCACGAGGTGTTTTCGCGGGTCGACCGAAGAACGGGACAAAGGTGCTGGCCAGGCCGAGGCGTCGTGGTCGCTGACAAACGCCACACAGCGATTGTCGCGCAGCGACCGCGGTGTCGGCCGGCGCACGGCATCTTTGTCGTGAATGACTTCCATGCCGATCTTCCGCCGCGTCCGACTGACGTAGGCCTCGAAAATGGGGTTGGCCATTCCGCGCGCGACCACATCAATCGGGATGCCGCGCGCGGCGAAATAGGCGCCGCCAAACTCCCAGTTGCCGAGGTGGCCGGTAACCAGAATCACCCCGCGGCCGCCGGCAAGACTCTGCTCGACGTACTCCCAGCCTTCGACGCGCTCAACCCGGGCCAGAATTTCTTCCGGTGTCGTGCCGGGCATCGTGGCGGTCTCGATGGACGTTCGGCCCAGACTCTCATACGACCGCCCGGCCAGCGACTCGACCTCGACGGGCGTGCGTTCGGGAAAGGCCGCAGCGATTTGCCGTTCCACCACGCCGCGACGGATGCCGATGGGCTTGTAGACCAGCCGTCCGATACGACCTCCCACCCAGCTGGCGCCCCGCCATCCCAGTAATCGCAGCACGCCTACAACGGCGCGGGTGGCCGCGTATTCCAGTCGGTGCGAAAGGGTCGGAGACTTGGCGTTGCTGGTCGCGAACGGCGAAACATACCAGATGAGCGCCGCACCGATCAGGGATCGGCGCGGCGCTCGGGTACCCCAGCAGCGGCAGCAGGTGCCGCTGGCTTGAATTTACATTCAGTTTCGTGAGCATGACCAGCACGCGGCGATTGGTCGCTCGACCGTTATCGGTGGTGTTCGGCGCAATCGGATCGGTCTCGCCGGCCGTGCGGGCATTGATGCGCGAATCGGCGACGCCCTTCGAGACGAGATAGGCCTTGGCCTGATCCGCACGATCCTGCCCAAGCTTCACGTTGTATTTCTCGCTGCCAATGGCGTCGGTGTTCCCGGTGACGTCGATGGTGCGTGCCGCGTTGGTGGGGCAATCAGCGACCCAGCGATCTTGTCCAGGATGACCTTGGCTTCGGGCGTGATATCGCTCTTGTTGAATCCGAAGTTGATCGCGCCGATCACGATCGGGCGAGGCGACGGGCCAACGAGACGAACGGTGTCGATTCGCGAGATGAACTGGGTGTCTCGCTGAATCCGCGTCACCGTGACGGTATCGTACTGAATACGGGGTTTCGGCGGGTTGGTGAAGAACGACAGGGCTGAGGCCAGCCTGGGCGCCCAGATTGAGTCCCGTCGCCCGCGCGACCGGTTTCGCATTGTCGTCGGCCGGCATGATAAAGGTGCCGGTTCCTTCCACGCGCGCCGACAGGCGGTTGTTCAGGATGAAGCGGAGACCAACCAATCCCTGCGGGCCACCACCGCGTGGTGCGACCTGACGTACCCGACCGTAAGAGTGATATCCGTATCCGGCACCCAACAGCAGTTTTACACGTTCGGCCAGCGGGTGATTGTACGTCATCCGGTACGACCACATGGCATCCGACACCTTGCGCAGCGAATCGCGTCCACTCTCGCCCGTCATCGGCTGATTCACGTCGGCGTCGGCATAGCTCAACTCCAGCTCGGCCAGCCAGTTACGGAACGCGTAGATGCCGACGCGGCCACCAGCGCCCAAGGTCGGATCCAGCTTGAGGGTGTCCATGTACTTGGTGTAGCGACCAAACCCGCCAATTTCTATGGCACCCTGTCGTTGAGCGTCAGCAGAGGCGGGAATTGCCAACGCCATCGCCGCAGCGATGACAGCGCCAAGCGTGAGGCTGCGTAGATTGCGCATGTTCGTCTCATTGAATTGGGAATGCTCCCGAACGCACAGGATCGCCAGCCATTTGGCGTGGTGCCCGACAACGTCGAAATTGCATTCGCGATACCAACAAGTTCCTATTTACCAGATCATCTGGTAATAGGAACATACACTACTCCGCTGTCGGGAAGGCCCTTTCGGTGAAATCGTCGCGTCCGCTTCAACGTCTGGCACAGATGGGCTTGATCATCAACGCGCTTCTGGCTGGCGTCAAATTGGTGGCCGGTCTGGTCGGCAATTCCTACGCATTGGTCGCTGATGCCATTGAAAGCGCAACGGACACGATCGGTTCGCTGGTGGTCCTCAGCGGACTCCGGATCGCGAATCGCTCGCCGGATGACCGCTATCCGTTCGGATACGGTCGCGCCGGAACCGTTAGCGGCGGCCACGGTGGCGGCACTCATGCTTGGCGCGGCCGCTGGCATTGCCATCGAGGCCATCCGGGAAATCCGGACGCCGCACCACTCGCCCGCCGCGTTCACCTTGGCCGTGCTGGCGGCAGTCATTGTGATCAAGGAGGTGCTGGCCAAGCGTGTCCTCAAGGCTGGCGAGGCCGCCGGCAGTGTCGTGGTGGAAGCGGACGGCTGGCACCATCGTTCGGACGCCATCACCTCCGCAGCCGCGTTTGTGGGCATCAGTGTGGCCTTGATTGGTGGGCCAGGGTGGGAACCGGCCGATGATTGGGCCGCGTTGGTGGCCGGCGGTATGATCTTCATCAACGGCACCAGGCTGTTGCGCAAGGCCATTCGCGACCTGATGGATCGGGCGCCTGATGCGCCACTCTTCAATGCGGTAAGCGACGCCGCGCGACAGACGCCTGGAGTTCTCGCCATTGAGAAGCTCAAGATTCGGAAGAGCGGCATGGGCCACTACGTGGACATTCACGTGCAGGCGGACCCTGCGCTTTCGCTCCACGACGCGCACATTTTGTCAGGATGTGTGAAGGGCGCCATTCGGCTGAGTGTTCCGACCGCCTTGGGTGTGCTCATTCACATGGAACCGTTCGAACCGCACGAGGGCACGCGACGCCGCACCGAGGGGCACCAACCATTCACCATCTGGACCGGGCCGACTGCGAAGCGTAGCGCGTCGACACCATGTCGGACGGTTGGCGTTCACGTTTCACGATCGGGTCGATATCGAACCGATTCACTATGTGTTCGAGGACGGCCATATCTTTGGCCGCACGAAATTCGGCACCAAGGTCAGCGTGCTGGCGCATCATCCGTGGGTGGCGTTCGAGGTGGATGAGGTGGATGGCCTGCACGCATGGCAGAGCGTCGTGGTGCATGGTCAGATCGTCTTTCCGACCCCGAGGGCGCGCCGGTGGAGCATCGGCAGTATGCGCGTGGCGTTGCCACCTTGCGTCATCTGGTCCCGAGCGCGTTCGTCCCACGATCCGACACCCGATCGGGATCTGGTTTTCTGCCTTTTGTGCATGACTCACGGGTCGCGCCGCGATGTCGGGGATACGGCGCATGAGTAACGGCAACGGCAACGGCAGGAAGTGGGTGGTGCCTGACGCGCTCAAGTCGCTGCGTCTGGCGCCGGTCGATCGGGATGACCGCGTCCGCGTTGGGCAGCAAGGCCGCGCTCGTTGATGACGCACCACCGCAGGAACTGATCGAGGACGCCACCCGCGCGCTGCTGGATCGACTGACCGCGCTGCAGGACGCGTTTCACGCCGATCGCCGGCATGCGCTGCTGCTGGTGCTGCAAGGACGCGACGCCTCGGGCAAGGACGGGGTGATCAGGACAGTCTATGGCGCCTTCAATCCCACGGGAGTGACGGTGGCGCCGTTCGGACCGCCGACACCTCTGGAGTTGCGTCACGACTTTCTCTGGCGTGTGCATCAGGTCGTGCCGCCGCTGGGCATGGTCGGGGTGTTCAATCGCTCGCACTATGAAGACGTGCTGGCCGTCCGCGTGCGCAAGCTGGCGCCGGAGTCGGTGTGGCGGCCGCGGTACGCGCAGATTGTCGCCTTCGAGCGACTCCTGGCCGACAACGGCGTGATTGTCCGCAAGTGCATGCTGCACGTTTCGCGTGAAGAACAGGCCAAGCGGTTTCGCGAGCGGCTGGACGATCCGCGCAAGAACTGGAAGTTTCGCGTCGACGACCTGAAAGACCGGGAGCTGTGGGACGACTACACCGAGGCCTACCGCGAGGCGCTGACCGAGTGCAGTACGCGAAAGGCCCCGTGGTTCGTGGTGCCCTCGGATGACAAGACGGTTCGCAACTTCCTGATTGCCCGCATGCTGGTGGAAACGCTGGAGCAGCTGGATCCGCGATACCCGGAGATGGACCCGGCAGTGCGCGCGGCCGCACGGGTCTTCGAGTAGACCGACACGGGGGCAGTCCGCTTCTGCCCCGGGGGTGGTCGGTGGCTCAGGGGGTGATTAAGTTCCTCGTTCTGTCCGCCGGCTGAGGTTGGTCGGCTGCGACGGGACGTGGCGCAGCCCGGTAGCGCACTTCCTTGGGGTGGAAGGGGTCGCAGGTTCAAATCCTGTCGTCCCGATGGTCAATACAGAAGACGGTCGCTGTCCATGCGGACAGCGACCGTCTTTTTGTGCCGACGTTTAGTCGGCGAACGTCACCGCATCATTACGATCAACGACGCTGACGGTGGCGCCCAACGACGCCGAGCGTTCCAAGTCCAAATGCCATCAAGGCCCAGGTGGATGGCTCGGGCACGGTCTGAATCTGGAGCACGATGTCGTTGTAGTCCTGATCGCCCGTCGGGATGTCGCCAAAGGCGGCCCAGAAGCGGCCGTTGTCTTTGTCGGCACCAGCCGCCCGCTCACTGAACAGGGCGTAGTGGGGAACCGTGACGGAACTGCTGTAGCTCCACGGGTTGCCGCTCGCCGCCGACCGCGCGCCCAGGTACCAATCGGTATTGAAGGTCACGTTGAACACGGTGGTGAGGGCATTCGGGTACGTCCCCACAGCGTAGAGTTTCTGCACCTGCAGTGGACCGCTGAGCGGACCGGAATACGCCCACAGCTCCTGACCGGACGGGCCAAAGGCCGACGTATTGGCAAGCAGCTCCAGTCGATATGACCCGGCCTTGAAGGCATAGCCGATTGGCGTATCGATGTTCGCACCGCGCAGGAACGACCCGTTCGGCACGCCAGCCGTCAGTCCAAGCCGTCCCGCGTTGGCGTTCACGAACGCATCGGTCGGTTTCTGATTCGCGCAGGGCCCGTAGCCTGCCCCCGACGCGTACAGAAGATAGAAACCGATGTTGCAATTCGAACCGTTGATGATGTCCTGTGAGGTCCCGTCCCAGAACGGGGAGAGGTTCTTGTTGGGAACCGTCATGGCCGTCCAGGTGCCCGTCGTGATCACCTGCGCGTCCGCAGCGACAGGAGCGGCCAACGTGGGAAGCGGCAAATACAGTGGCAGCAAAAGTCTTCATTTCCCCTCCGGGATCGCGGGCGTGCTCGGGATGAGAGTCCTCGCACCGGTTGCCGTTGCAAGTATCCCGCCATCGGGGTTTCCCGAAATAGCCACTCCGGAGACGGAGCGTTTCTCACCCGATTGGATGAGAAACGACGTGTTCGTCAATTCCCAGTGCGCGTGATCCGCCTCACCTGTTGAGACAATGACGCATTGTCACCCGGCGGCATTCGTCGCGGAAATGGCTCTGCGCGCTCCTCCACCGCCTTGTGCCCTAAAAGGCCAGCATCTGTGTGTACTTCACGATCACGCCAAATCCGGTGGCCGGCGCATCCGGCAGGCTGATCTTCTGCTCGTTCAGCACGATGAACAGGTCGCTCAGCGGATGGTGAATCAGGTTGAAACGGAGATTGGCGTTGAACTGGTGCGACCGCGGATCGTATTGCGCCAGCGCATCGAAGAACATGTTGGTGGTGAAGCTGTAGTTCGTGCGGCCGGTATACAGCAGCGCCTCGAAGGTGGCGTTGGGCATTGTCAATGCCGCCTCGGTGTGCGATGCCCCGACTGACGCCGCAAACTTGGCGGAGGGCTTCGCGCTGACCAATACCTGCTGGGTGTGCTGCGTGCCGTTCCAGAAGCCACCTTCGATGAAGGTGTAGGTCGCCGAGACTTTGCGGCTGGCGTTGGTCGATCCCTTGAATTGCCAGTCGGTCCACGCGTAGCCGCCGGCGGGGATCGGCGCGATGTCCCGGTTGATGCGAAACGGGGTGGCCAGACGCTGAAAGCGGGGGTTCCCGGACAATTCGAAGTATGCGCCGCTGCTCAGAAAGAATGTGTAGCCGGTATGGAGGTCCTTGGCGGAAATCCGACCATCAAGGGTTTCGTAGTAGTTCCAGGTGAAGTGCGGATGCATCTCGCGCGTGGCAATGGTGGAGAGCCACGACGGACGCGGTCGAATGCCGACATCCGCGAGGTACTTGCGGGTATCCGTGCGCCGAAAGAATCCCAGATCGTCGGCAAAGCCGCGTCCCACTTCCAGCACGCCCAGCTTGGCGTGGAAGAAATTGTCCTCATGGTTCACCGACGTTCGCCACGTGTACTGACCGCCCTCACGACCCGGCGTCCGCGTGCCGACGGCGTAGTTGTTCCAGTCCCAGTTGCCGCGCAGTCGGAAGTTGGCGTCCACACCGGCCACGCGGTTCCAATTCCCCGCGTGGCCGCCGCCAACGGCCTCGCGGTCGAGCACGATCAACCCGATATCCGAACCCGGGCGCAGGTTACGCCGCAGTCGAAGCACATTGTATTGATTGGCCGGCGTGGTGGCCGTGCGGCGCGTTTGCATGGCCAGCGCGCCAATGGTCAGCCCACCGGCCGTGCCGGAGACGCGAATGCCGGCCGGAATGGGCACCGCACGTCCGTCGGGTGACAATCCAATGCGCCGACTGAAGAACAGCAGCATATCCTCATCCGGCGTGGGGGCCAATTGCACCCGATTATTGCGCGCCGCATCACCCACGTAAAAAATGCCCGAGTTCTCAAGAAAGAACTCGCGCTTCTCCGGGAAGAACTGGCTGAATTGCGTGAGATTGACTTGCTGTTCGTCGGCCTCCACCTGCGCGAAATCCGGATTGATGGTCACATTCATCGCGAGGTGGCGCGTCACGCCATACGTGACGTCCAGCCCGACGGCTTCGCTGGTCACGCTCGAGGGGCCACCGACGTCGCGAACGGTGCGCCCCATGGCGTAGGGCTTCAGGCGCAGGTCGCGCGACGTGCCGTCGACGGCGAGCCCCTCCAACGTGCCCGCCAGCGATACGCGTGAGATGGTGAAGGCCCGCGGAATCGGCGCCCAGTACGTCAATTCGTTGCGATGACGGATGCGCCGGGCGAAGTTGATGCCCCAGCCGTCCACGCTCCCCAGTTGATATCGCAAGGTGCGAAAGGGGATCGCCATTTCCACCGTCCACCCGTCGGTCGTGCGTTGGGTCTTCACCGACCACACACCGTCCCAACTCGTATTGATTTCGCGGCCTTCATTGGCGATCTGCCGGTCACTGCGCGCGCCGGCGGTGTTTGTCACGAACAGATAGCCGTTGCGGTGATCATGGAACGTGTCCAACAGGACCTCGAAGTCGTCCTGATCCTCCTCCTTGAAATCCTTGCGGATGTCGTTGAGCACGATATGCCCCGCATCGGGATCGTGCAGGGTGGCGCCCACATAGAGGAACTCGCCATCGAAAAGAATCCGGACTTCCGTGGCCTCGGATGCCGGCTCGCCGGTGCGCGGCTCCGACTGAATGAATCCATCGGCGGGGGTGGCGCGGGTCCAGTCGAGTTCGTCCAGCTTGCCGTCAATCGTCACTGGCGTTGATGCGCGGATGGCCTGCAGCGTCCGCGCCCCCCGCGACGACGTGCTGGCCGGAGCCGCGACCTGGGCGCCCGCGATGTCCGCAAGCGCCAAGGTCGAGCAGAGCAGGGCCGCACCACCGAGCAAAAAGCGCATCAGCAACCGAGATCAGGAGTGAACGGACAGCTCGATACGGCGTCTGCCGTACGCGAGGACTACGCCGTCCTCGGCGATTCTGTTGGTGCGCGCGGACGGACTGGTTCGCTAGTACGCGTATCCGAAAATGATGTCCATTTCGTCGGAGGAAAGCAGGCCAAATGCTATCGTCCGATCGGTCACGTTATTCCACGTCACCACGCTCACCAGGGCGTCGCCAATCTCAAGCACCAGCGGGGTGCTGAAGTTCACGAACCCCGGATGTTCCCAGTCGGTATTCGTGTACACCGTCGTTTCGGTGCCATTGGCCCGTCGCACATGAATTTCGAATCGCTCGCCCATCGAGTGCATGTGCGATGTGAGACCCAGGATGGTGGTTCGCGCACTCATGGGGAACACCGTGCGCACCGTGGTCCGCTGCCCTGGTGGCAGGGTGAAGTTGGTGTTGGCCAGGTTGAGCGAGCGTGCCACCGTGGTCACCTGCGCGCGATCCACCGTGTACAAATTGGCGAATGCCTGGCCCGGCAGATCGATGGGTGACCGGTTCACATAGTGCACATTGAAATCCAACGACGAATTGGCCGGCAACTTGAGCGCAACGCCTGGTGGGAATCGGTAGTCGAAATCGGGAGTCATCGCTCCGGCGAAGAACACATGACACGCCATGGGCAGCATGTTCACGAAGTTCATTGACCCATCGGCATTCCGGATGTCGCGCACCACATCCGGCGTGGGGCGCGCATTGCAGGGGAACGACGTCTTGGTGTCATCGAACTGATACAGCAGCAGGTGATGACTACCCGGGCGCATCCGGGACTCGATCCGCGTGATGTACAGGTCGCTGGCATTGGCGACTCGGCGGTACACGAACAACTCGCGTTCCGCGGTGGGCGACACCGCGAAGCTGTCCACCCTGAGCTGCAGCCCCGCGTTCGTGGCGGGGGCACCCAGTGGCGTAAACGTCGCGGTTTGCCGTCTCGTGTCGAGCAGCACGGCGGTATCCACCACGTGGCCGGTGCGTGGCGCGCCGGCCTCGATCCACCGACGCACGTACTCCAGTTGACCGGACGTCAGCCCCTGCGTGGTACCCATTGGCATCAACTGCCCGTAGTCACGGCTGTGATGTCCCGGCACCCAGGCCAGCTTGT includes:
- a CDS encoding polyphosphate kinase 2 family protein, translating into MTASALGSKAALVDDAPPQELIEDATRALLDRLTALQDAFHADRRHALLLVLQGRDASGKDGVIRTVYGAFNPTGVTVAPFGPPTPLELRHDFLWRVHQVVPPLGMVGVFNRSHYEDVLAVRVRKLAPESVWRPRYAQIVAFERLLADNGVIVRKCMLHVSREEQAKRFRERLDDPRKNWKFRVDDLKDRELWDDYTEAYREALTECSTRKAPWFVVPSDDKTVRNFLIARMLVETLEQLDPRYPEMDPAVRAAARVFE
- a CDS encoding pyridoxamine 5'-phosphate oxidase family protein, translating into MAFTFHDRVDIEPIHYVFEDGHIFGRTKFGTKVSVLAHHPWVAFEVDEVDGLHAWQSVVVHGQIVFPTPRARRWSIGSMRVALPPCVIWSRARSSHDPTPDRDLVFCLLCMTHGSRRDVGDTAHE
- a CDS encoding OmpA family protein, encoding MRNLRSLTLGAVIAAAMALAIPASADAQRQGAIEIGGFGRYTKYMDTLKLDPTLGAGGRVGIYAFRNWLAELELSYADADVNQPMTGESGRDSLRKVSDAMWSYRMTYNHPLAERVKLLLGAGYGYHSYGRVRQVAPRGGGPQGLVGLRFILNNRLSARVEGTGTFIMPADDNAKPVARATGLNLGAQAGLSPVVLHQPAETPYSVRYRHGDADSARHPVHLANRHRSSRWPVASPDRDRRDQLRIQQERYHARSQGHPGQDRWVADCPTNAARTIDVTGNTDAIGSEKYNVKLGQDRADQAKAYLVSKGVADSRINARTAGETDPIAPNTTDNGRATNRRVLVMLTKLNVNSSQRHLLPLLGYPSAAPIPDRCGAHLVCFAVRDQQRQVSDPFAPTGIRGHPRRCRRAAITGMAGRQLGGRSYRTAGLQAHRHPSRRGGTANRCGLSRTHARRGRVAGRAVV
- a CDS encoding carbohydrate binding family 9 domain-containing protein, translated to MRFLLGGAALLCSTLALADIAGAQVAAPASTSSRGARTLQAIRASTPVTIDGKLDELDWTRATPADGFIQSEPRTGEPASEATEVRILFDGEFLYVGATLHDPDAGHIVLNDIRKDFKEEDQDDFEVLLDTFHDHRNGYLFVTNTAGARSDRQIANEGREINTSWDGVWSVKTQRTTDGWTVEMAIPFRTLRYQLGSVDGWGINFARRIRHRNELTYWAPIPRAFTISRVSLAGTLEGLAVDGTSRDLRLKPYAMGRTVRDVGGPSSVTSEAVGLDVTYGVTRHLAMNVTINPDFAQVEADEQQVNLTQFSQFFPEKREFFLENSGIFYVGDAARNNRVQLAPTPDEDMLLFFSRRIGLSPDGRAVPIPAGIRVSGTAGGLTIGALAMQTRRTATTPANQYNVLRLRRNLRPGSDIGLIVLDREAVGGGHAGNWNRVAGVDANFRLRGNWDWNNYAVGTRTPGREGGQYTWRTSVNHEDNFFHAKLGVLEVGRGFADDLGFFRRTDTRKYLADVGIRPRPSWLSTIATREMHPHFTWNYYETLDGRISAKDLHTGYTFFLSSGAYFELSGNPRFQRLATPFRINRDIAPIPAGGYAWTDWQFKGSTNASRKVSATYTFIEGGFWNGTQHTQQVLVSAKPSAKFAASVGASHTEAALTMPNATFEALLYTGRTNYSFTTNMFFDALAQYDPRSHQFNANLRFNLIHHPLSDLFIVLNEQKISLPDAPATGFGVIVKYTQMLAF
- a CDS encoding PEP-CTERM sorting domain-containing protein; translated protein: MAAPVAADAQVITTGTWTAMTVPNKNLSPFWDGTSQDIINGSNCNIGFYLLYASGAGYGPCANQKPTDAFVNANAGRLGLTAGVPNGSFLRGANIDTPIGYAFKAGSYRLELLANTSAFGPSGQELWAYSGPLSGPLQVQKLYAVGTYPNALTTVFNVTFNTDWYLGARSAASGNPWSYSSSVTVPHYALFSERAAGADKDNGRFWAAFGDIPTGDQDYNDIVLQIQTVPEPSTWALMAFGLGTLGVVGRHRQRR